In Tursiops truncatus isolate mTurTru1 chromosome X, mTurTru1.mat.Y, whole genome shotgun sequence, the following proteins share a genomic window:
- the HDAC6 gene encoding protein deacetylase HDAC6 isoform X6 — protein MDGYCMFNHVAVAARYAQQKHDIQRVLIVDWDVHHGQGTQFTFDQDPSVLYFSIHRYEQGRFWPHLTASNWSTTGFGQGQGYTINVPWNQVGMRDADYIAAFLHVLLPVSLEFQPQLVLVAAGFDALQGDPKGEMAATPAGFAQLTHLLMGLAGGKLILSLEGGYNLRSLAEGVSASLHTLLGDPCPVLEFPGAPCPSAQASISCALEALEPFWEVFVRSAETLEEEDTVEGDDVEEKEAEGPWQPPELPILTWPVLQARTGLVYDPQMMDHYNLWDNHHPETPQRIKRIMHHLEELGLAGRCLALPARPATDAELLTCHSAEHVDRLRATEKMKTRELHREGASYDSIYICPSTFTCAQLAAGAACRLVEAVLAGEVLNGIAVVRPPGHHAERDAACGFCFFNSVAVAARHAQAVSGRALRILIVDWDVHHGNGTQHIFEEDPSVLYISLHRYDHGAFFPMGDEGASSQIGQAAGTGYTVNVAWNGPRLGDADYLVAWHRLVLPIAYEFNPELVLVSAGFDAARGDPLGSCQVSPEGYAHLTHLLMGLANGRIILILEGGYNLTSISESMAACTHSLLGDPPPLLTLLRPPLSGALASISETIQVHRRYWCSLRVTKVKDKEGPSSSKLITKKAPQAANPLSAKGMTMPEGNILEAGTGKATSATSVKESTPGQTTSETAVMEFTQDQSSETAMGGAAALNQATSEAATGDATLDQTTSEEGVGGAELIQSPPASCTDNQTPPASPMQGATTQISPSKLTGNLRTLELDKAQEPPEEEELLGEAAGGQDMNESVLMHVTGDHADTDQAMFYAVTPLPWCPHLVAVCPVPEAGLDVTQPCQDCGALQENWVCLSCYQVYCSRYINAHMLQHHEGSGHPLVLSYADLSTWCYHCQAYVHHKALLAVKNIAHQNKFGENMLHSH, from the exons TGTCCTCTATTTCTCCATCCACCGCTACGAGCAGGGTCGGTTCTGGCCCCACCTTACAGCCTCCAACTGGTCCACCACAGGTTTTGGCCAAGGCCAGGGATACACCATCAATGTGCCTTGGAACCAG GTGGGGATGCGAGATGCCGACTACATCGCCGCTTTCCTGCACGTCCTGCTGCCAGTTTCCCTTGAG TTCCAGCCCCAGCTGGTCCTGGTAGCTGCTGGATTTGATGCCCTCCAAGGGGACCCCAAG GGCGAGATGGCCGCCACTCCGGCAGGGTTCGCCCAGCTAACCCACCTGCTCATGGGTCTGGCAGGAGGCAAGCTGATCCTCTCACTGGAG GGTGGCTACAACCTCCGCTCCCTGGCTGAGGGCGTCAGCGCCTCGCTCCACACCCTTCTGGGAGACCCTTGCCCCGTGCTGGAGTTCCCTGGCGCCCCTTGCCCGAG TGCCCAGGCGTCTATATCCTGTGCTCTGGAAGCCCTTGAGCCCTTCTGGGAGGTCTTCGTGAGATCAG CTGAGACCCTGGAGGAGGAGGACACTGTGGAGGGGGACGATGTGGAGGAGAAGGAGGCGGAGGGACCATGGCAGCCCCCTGAGCTCCCAATCCTGACGTGGCCGGTGCTGCAGGCTCGCACAGGGCTGGTCTATGACCCACAGATGATGGATCACTACAACTTGTGGGACAA CCACCATCCCGAGACGCCTCAGCGCATCAAGCGTATCATGCACCACCTGGAGGAGTTGGGTCTTGCCGGGCGCTGTCTCGCCCTGCCCGCACGTCCAGCCACGGACGCTGAGCTGCTCACCTGCCACAG TGCTGAGCACGTGGATCGTCTGCGGGCCACGGAGAAGATGAAGACCCGGGAGCTGCACCGCGAGGGCGCCAGCTATGACTCCATCTACATCTGCCCCAGCACCTTCACCTGTGCGCAGCTGGCTGCTGGCGCCGCCTGCCGCCTGGTGGAGGCTGTGCTGGCAGGAGAG gtttTGAATGGCATTGCTGTGGTGCGTCCCCCCGGCCACCATGCAGAGCGGGATGCCGCTTGCGGTTTCTGCTTCTTCAACTCTGTGGCTGTGGCTGCTCGCCATGCCCAGGCCGTCAGTGGGCGTGCGCTGCG gaTCCTGATCGTGGACTGGGACGTCCATCATGGTAATGGAACTCAGCACATATTTGAGGAGGACCCCAG CGTGCTGTACATTTCTCTGCACCGCTATGATCATGGCGCCTTCTTTCCTATGGGGGACGAGGGCGCCAGCAGCCAGATAGGTCAGGCTGCAGGCACGGGCTACACCGTCAACGTGGCCTGGAATGGGCCCCGCTTGGGTGACGCCGACTACCTGGTTGCCTGGCATCGTCTGGTGCTTCCCATTGCCTATGAG tttaACCCAGAACTGGTGCTGGTCTCAGCTGGCTTCGATGCTGCCCGGGGGGACCCACTGGGCAGCTGCCAGGTGTCGCCTGAGGGCTATGCCCACCTCACCCACCTGCTGATGGGCCTGGCCAATGGCCGCATTATCCTTATCCTAGAG GGTGGTTATAACCTGACATCCATCTCGGAGTCCATGGCCGCCTGCACCCACTCCCTCCTTGGGGACCCGCCACCCCTGCTGACCCTGCTGCGGCCCCCACTGTCAGGGGCCCTGGCCTCGATCTCCGAGACCATCCAAGTCCATCGCAGATACTGGTGCAGTTTGCGGGTCACAA AGGTCAAAGATAAAGAGGGACCCTCCAGTTCTAAGTTGATCACCAAGAAGGCACCCCAGGCAGCCAATCCTTTGTCAGCCAAGGGGATGACCATGCCAGAAGGGAACATTCTGGAGGCAGGCACAGGGAAGGCCACCTCAGCAACATCTGTGAAAGAGTCCACTCCAGGCCAGACTACGTCAGAGACAGCTGTGATGGAGTTCACTCAGGACCAGTCATCAGAGACAGCCATGGGAGGAGCTGCTGCGCTGAACCAGGCCACCTCAGAGGCAGCCACGGGGGATGCCACGCTGGACCAGACCACCTCGGAGGAGGGTGTGGGGGGAGCTGAGCTGATCCAAAGCCCTCCAGCCTCATGCACTGACAATCAGACTCCTCCAGCGTCACCCATGCAAGGAGCCACAACCCAGATATCCCCCAGTAAACTGACTGGAAATCTCAGGACCTTGGAACTAGACAAGGCACAG GAACCCCCAGAAGAGGAGGAGCTACTAGGAGAGGCAGCTGGAGGTCAGGACATGAATGAGTCAGTACTGATGCATGTCACTGGAGACCATGCTGACACTGACCAA GCCATGTTTTACGCTGTAACACCACTGCCCTGGTGTCCCCATTTGGTGGCAGTATGCCCTGTACCTGAAGCAGGCCTGGATGTGACCCAACCTTGTCAGGACTGTGGAGCCCTCCAGGAGAACTGGGTGTGTCTGTCTTGCTACCAG GTCTACTGCAGTCGTTACATCAATGCCCATATGCTCCAACACCATGAAGGCTCGGGACACCCGCTGGTACTCAGCTACGCCGACCTGTCTACCTGGTGTTACCACTGTCAGGCCTACGTTCACCACAAG GCTCTCCTAGCTGTGAAGAACATCGCCCACCAGAACAAGTTTGGGGAGAACATGCTCCACTCACACTAA